In Acidobacteriota bacterium, the DNA window GACGCCACGCCCAACGACTTTGTCAGCGGCGAGCTCGAACGGGCGCTGCTCGACTGCCATCGCGACACCGGTGCCGAGCTGATCCTGATCGAAGGGCAGTCCGGTCTGCGCAATCCCTCCGGCCCCTGCGGCAGCGAAATGCTGCTCTCGGGGGCGGTCGATGGGGTGGTCTTGCAGGTGGCGCCGGGGCGCGAGTTCTTCGTCGATTTCGAGGACCGAGGCTGCCGCTTGCCGTCGATCGCCAGCGAGATCGAGCTGATCCGCGTCTACGGCGTCGAGACTTGGGCCGTGTGCCTCAACGGCGAGGGCTTGAGCGGGCGCCAGCTCGCAGAGGCCCAGGCCGAGCTTCGGGCCGAGCTCGGCCTACCGGTGATTCGGCCCCTCGACGAGGGCATCGACGAGCTCGTCGAGGTGGTGGCTCACAGGCTGCGGGCGTAGAGCCAGCCCGCGATGCACGGGATGATGTAGAGCAGCGGCGTCAGGCCGGCGATCAACACGCGCATCTCGGAGTCGCCCACGATCGGGGTCAAGGCGAGGACACCGGCCAAGGCCACCGGCAACGACCAGAGGATCATCTGGCGACCTCCCCAGGCATTGATGGCGTACCAGTTCTCCTCCGATTCGAAGGCCTTGGCGATGCGGAAACCATAGAGGCGATTGGGCTTCACCCGCCGCCGCACCATCGGCCACGAAATGGCGCTGACCAGGATGGCGCAGAAGAAGTTCGAAACCGCGACGATGATCTGGATGGCGCTCATGTGGTTTCCCCCGCAGCGACGGCCGAGCCCCCGGGCTCGGCGGGTTCTCTCAACCTACGTCGCGGATCGCGAACCGATTCCACGACCAGCCCGGCTCGTCCGCTGAGCTACTCGACGGTCGCCGACCAAGCGCTGGTATTGCCGCTCTCGAAGCCGTCCACGAATAGCGGAACCGGGGCCACGATCTCGAGGCTGACCGTCGCCGAGGCCTCGCGCACGCCGTCGCTGATGACGTACTCGAAGCTGTCGCTGCCGACGAAGCCCGCGTTCGGACAGTAGACCAGCAGGGTGTCCGAGCTGAAGCAGATCGCGCCGTTGCCGGGAGCGGTCCAGCGCACCACTGTCAGCGGATCGCTGTCCGGGTCGCTGTCGCCGTCGAGGAGGTCGGCAAAGGGGATGTCGAGATTCTGGTCGCTGGTGCCGGTGAAGCTCTCCGGCGTCGCCGTCGGTGGTCCGTTGCCGGTCAGGTTGTCGATCGCCGCCCGCAGGTCCGGGAAGGGTCCGATATTGCCGCCGCTACCTTGCGGGATGCCGGTGGTCACCAGCAGATTGCGCATGCCCTGGGGTGACAGCCGGTCACCGTACTCCTGCACCGCCACTTGCTGCAATATCGCCGCCGCCGAGGCGATGAAAGGCGAGGCCGAGCTGGTGCCGTTGAAGGTCGCCGTGTAGCTTTGGTTGGGGTGGTCGCCGCCGTAGCTCGCAAAAGAGCCGTAGCCGAGGGTGAAGACTCCGGTGCCCCAGCCCTGGACGTCGACGCGCGAGCCATAGGTCGAAAAGCCGAGCTTGTCGTGGTTGGTGTTGTTGCTGCCGGCACCGACCAGGATGGCGCCGCTGTGGCCGCGGGCGCGGTAGGCGGCGTAGGGCGCCGAGTCGAGATCCTGATTGCCGTTGCCGGCCGCGCCGACCACGATGACGCCGGCATCGGTTCCGGTCTTGGTCGCCAGCCAAACGCCGAAGTCGAACTCGGCCGGCGCGAAGCCGCCGGCGCCGCCGGACTGCATCTCGAGCAATACGACATCGCCCACCGCCGAGTCGGCGATGGCGTTGGTGACCGCGGTGGTTCGCCGGAAGCCCTCTTCGTCGGTCCACTCGGGATAGGTGTAGACCTCGGCGTCCGGCGCCAGGCCGGTGACGCCGTAGGCGTTGTCGACGCCGGAGGTGATCCCGACCACCGCCGTGCCGTGCTGGTCCCAGCCGTTGGTGAAGACGTCCGCCGCGACGGTCTGGCCGGCCTCGAGATTGAGATTGCGATCCTCGAGGTCCTCGTGGGTCTGGGTCCAGCCGTACTCGCAGTCGGCGAGGCGAATGCCGGCACCGGTGGCTCCTTGCGAGGCCGCGTAGTCGGCGTCGATGCCGGGATCCGGGCCGCGGTAGGTCTGGTTGGGGACGTGATCCGGGGTCGGGGGAGCCTGATCCGCCGGCGGCGGCGGGAAGAGCTGCTGCAGGGACGCGACTTCGATCTCCGGCAGCGCCAGCAGCGCCCTGCCGGCGGCGAGCAGCTTGCCCGGTGTGGCGTCGGGAAGCTCGGCCACCATCAGGCTCGAGAGATCGGCGGCGGCGACACCGGTGCGCTCGGCGGCGCGCCGTTCGAGGTCGCGCAGCTTTTGGGGATCGGTGCGCAGCAGTGGCGAGAAGACCAAGCGATGCTCCGCCGCCACTGCCTCCAGGCGGTCGAGACGGCTGCCGGCCAAGGAAACGACCTTGCCGGCCCGGGCACGGCCCTCGACCTCGTCCTTCAGCTTGACGACGAGGCGGTACTGCAAGGCGGCGCTGTCGGCGGCTCGAGGAAGCTGCGGGATGGCGGACAGCGGCAGCGCCTCCTTCGGCAACGGCTCACGCGGCCGGTAGCGAGGCGCTTC includes these proteins:
- a CDS encoding S8 family serine peptidase; this translates as MPNSAVVPVAVCLALISTTVLAEAPRYRPREPLPKEALPLSAIPQLPRAADSAALQYRLVVKLKDEVEGRARAGKVVSLAGSRLDRLEAVAAEHRLVFSPLLRTDPQKLRDLERRAAERTGVAAADLSSLMVAELPDATPGKLLAAGRALLALPEIEVASLQQLFPPPPADQAPPTPDHVPNQTYRGPDPGIDADYAASQGATGAGIRLADCEYGWTQTHEDLEDRNLNLEAGQTVAADVFTNGWDQHGTAVVGITSGVDNAYGVTGLAPDAEVYTYPEWTDEEGFRRTTAVTNAIADSAVGDVVLLEMQSGGAGGFAPAEFDFGVWLATKTGTDAGVIVVGAAGNGNQDLDSAPYAAYRARGHSGAILVGAGSNNTNHDKLGFSTYGSRVDVQGWGTGVFTLGYGSFASYGGDHPNQSYTATFNGTSSASPFIASAAAILQQVAVQEYGDRLSPQGMRNLLVTTGIPQGSGGNIGPFPDLRAAIDNLTGNGPPTATPESFTGTSDQNLDIPFADLLDGDSDPDSDPLTVVRWTAPGNGAICFSSDTLLVYCPNAGFVGSDSFEYVISDGVREASATVSLEIVAPVPLFVDGFESGNTSAWSATVE
- a CDS encoding SdpI family protein, with the protein product MSAIQIIVAVSNFFCAILVSAISWPMVRRRVKPNRLYGFRIAKAFESEENWYAINAWGGRQMILWSLPVALAGVLALTPIVGDSEMRVLIAGLTPLLYIIPCIAGWLYARSL